The Flavobacterium jumunjinense genome includes a region encoding these proteins:
- a CDS encoding T9SS type B sorting domain-containing protein, producing the protein MKKLAVLLTLLFSSLFSFAQLSNKHWLPPLHARTNGLVSDHYIYLSTPNPTPFPVTVTTGNGTPINGSPFIISQANPMRVLIGNAQPSPMFIDISDVNSIESDKGLILEGLKDFYVSFRVRSGNHAEILVSKGKTGKGTNFRLGSLPQQYDTSIRNFVSSFMATEDNTNVNLSDYDSGVTFLSGTGNITLSSQTFTLNKGQSVVVSGDTDTLANLTGFVGALLTSDKPIVVNTGNATAGIAPADPADPFFSGQDFNLDQIVPFDQIGNQYIVVKGNGSNRSELPLIIATQDNTEVFVNGNTLPIVTLNAGDYFLIPTNNYQGTSNNSNMYIESNNPIYVYQVLAGSESDATTGLNFIPPLSCYWQRKVDMIPDYNIIGNTLYAQSKIIIVTESGSQVLVNNNPIIGASQAVQGNSGWITYRINGPSQNIVVESTGALAVGVFGTDGNAAGFGGYFSGFGGEPEDTNITICSNSVIDLLDAIEGNPITGGFWTPSLNSGTNIFDATLDSQGEYLYSYDITCDGITIPETVTINVSFEQLPFAGTDTTKSFCASESPFNLFTLLGTTDNSGNWTLNGVPRTNGFIDPSIDSAGDYIYTIPATSACEAVSATVSVDIYTSLQLANTITDIETCDDAIDGDTSGESLFTLTDRDNQITDNAAGLTVKYYENQTDAENNATNNITSIRATTGKTIYFRLENPDGCFVVDSFSLIVNPLPIIDNIVTLSQCDTDNDAITDFNLTQANSIISSDANLIFSYHLTQLGAQNNTNVITNTTNFTAPNGTVVWSRIETTKGCLRTAKVNLAVSTTTLPNTTNFDLYGCDNYISDTNPENDGFHLFNFNDATPSLNAIEYFKNLFPISQRPNLVVTFYENEADALAEENRITNISNYRNIIQDTQLVWVRIDSNLNNACFGLGEYLTLHVVPVPEINLGVDFTLCVDPITGLGSQVVDATATGGSGNYTYTWTPTNPSTDSSGNENPLFTITQAGSYSVIVRDNTTNCENSDTINVFFSSEPAQFEADIVNPTFSSGLSTIQAIASGGFGTYEYSLDQIEWQISPIFTSITNGSYTVYVRDIQGCGMLSSRSLYAITYPNFFTPNGDGYNETWNISNLPISFEPKIYIFDRYGKLIKQIDPYGQGWNGRFNGQELPSTDYWFILEYKENGKPKEFKSHFSLKR; encoded by the coding sequence ATGAAGAAATTAGCTGTTCTATTAACCCTTCTATTTTCAAGTTTATTTTCTTTTGCGCAACTAAGCAATAAACATTGGCTACCACCCTTACATGCTAGGACCAACGGACTCGTTAGTGATCATTATATCTACTTATCCACTCCCAATCCAACTCCATTCCCTGTAACTGTTACAACTGGAAATGGAACACCAATTAATGGATCTCCTTTTATAATTTCTCAAGCAAACCCGATGAGAGTATTGATTGGAAACGCACAACCTTCACCTATGTTTATTGACATTTCTGACGTAAACTCTATTGAATCTGACAAAGGGCTAATCCTTGAGGGCTTAAAAGATTTTTATGTAAGCTTTAGAGTTCGTTCTGGAAATCATGCAGAAATTTTGGTCTCTAAAGGAAAAACAGGAAAAGGAACAAATTTCCGATTAGGAAGTCTTCCACAACAATACGATACTTCTATTAGAAATTTTGTTTCAAGTTTCATGGCTACTGAAGATAATACTAATGTAAACCTATCTGACTATGATTCAGGTGTAACTTTTTTATCTGGCACAGGAAATATAACTTTAAGTAGCCAAACTTTTACTTTAAATAAAGGACAAAGTGTTGTTGTTTCTGGAGACACAGATACTCTTGCAAACCTTACTGGTTTTGTTGGAGCTCTTTTAACATCAGATAAGCCTATTGTTGTAAATACTGGAAATGCAACAGCAGGAATTGCACCAGCTGACCCAGCTGACCCATTTTTTTCTGGTCAAGACTTTAACTTAGATCAAATTGTACCTTTTGATCAAATTGGAAATCAATATATTGTTGTAAAAGGTAACGGTAGTAACAGATCCGAATTACCATTAATCATAGCAACTCAAGACAACACAGAGGTATTTGTCAATGGAAACACTTTACCAATTGTAACATTAAATGCTGGCGATTATTTTCTAATACCTACAAATAATTACCAAGGCACTTCAAACAATAGTAATATGTACATTGAAAGTAACAACCCTATATACGTCTATCAAGTGTTAGCAGGAAGTGAAAGCGATGCAACAACAGGCTTAAACTTCATCCCACCTTTGAGTTGTTATTGGCAAAGAAAAGTAGACATGATTCCTGATTATAACATAATAGGTAATACCCTCTATGCACAAAGTAAAATCATAATTGTAACAGAATCGGGTTCACAAGTACTCGTAAATAACAATCCAATTATAGGTGCATCACAGGCCGTACAAGGAAACTCAGGCTGGATAACCTATAGAATCAACGGTCCGTCGCAAAATATTGTTGTAGAATCAACAGGAGCATTAGCTGTAGGTGTTTTTGGAACTGATGGAAATGCTGCTGGTTTTGGAGGCTATTTTTCTGGTTTTGGAGGAGAACCTGAAGACACCAATATTACAATATGCTCAAACAGTGTCATTGATCTACTTGATGCAATTGAAGGAAATCCAATTACTGGAGGATTCTGGACACCAAGTTTAAATAGTGGAACAAACATTTTTGATGCGACCTTAGATAGTCAAGGGGAATATTTATATAGCTATGACATTACCTGTGATGGAATTACAATTCCCGAAACAGTAACTATAAATGTTTCATTTGAACAACTCCCTTTTGCAGGAACAGACACCACAAAATCATTTTGTGCATCCGAAAGTCCATTTAATTTATTTACACTTCTTGGAACAACTGACAATTCTGGAAACTGGACATTAAATGGAGTACCTAGAACAAATGGTTTCATAGACCCTAGCATAGACTCAGCAGGAGATTACATATACACAATACCTGCAACTTCAGCTTGTGAAGCTGTTTCTGCAACAGTTAGCGTAGATATATACACCTCACTACAATTAGCAAATACTATTACCGACATTGAAACGTGTGATGATGCTATAGATGGAGATACAAGCGGTGAATCTTTATTTACCCTAACAGACAGAGACAATCAAATAACAGATAATGCAGCTGGATTAACAGTAAAATATTACGAAAATCAAACAGACGCAGAAAATAACGCTACTAACAACATCACTTCAATTAGAGCTACCACAGGAAAAACAATCTATTTCAGATTAGAAAATCCAGATGGATGTTTTGTTGTAGATTCCTTTAGTCTAATCGTAAATCCATTACCCATAATCGACAACATTGTAACACTAAGTCAATGTGATACAGATAACGACGCTATAACCGATTTTAATTTAACGCAAGCAAATAGTATTATTTCATCTGATGCAAATCTTATTTTTAGCTACCATTTAACACAATTAGGTGCGCAAAATAACACAAACGTCATTACAAATACTACTAATTTCACAGCTCCAAACGGAACAGTAGTTTGGTCTAGGATAGAAACAACAAAAGGCTGTTTAAGAACTGCAAAAGTTAACCTTGCTGTATCAACAACAACACTTCCAAATACAACAAATTTTGATTTATATGGATGCGACAATTATATTAGCGATACTAATCCTGAAAATGACGGTTTTCATTTGTTTAATTTTAACGACGCTACACCTTCATTAAATGCAATTGAATATTTTAAAAATCTATTTCCTATTAGTCAAAGACCCAATTTAGTAGTTACTTTTTACGAAAACGAAGCAGATGCATTAGCTGAAGAAAACAGAATTACAAACATTAGCAACTATAGAAACATCATTCAAGATACTCAATTAGTTTGGGTAAGAATAGACAGCAATCTAAATAATGCTTGTTTTGGACTAGGTGAATACCTAACATTACACGTTGTTCCAGTTCCAGAAATCAATCTTGGTGTAGATTTCACACTTTGTGTAGACCCAATTACTGGACTTGGCTCTCAAGTTGTTGACGCAACAGCCACGGGAGGATCTGGCAATTATACTTATACTTGGACTCCAACAAACCCTTCTACAGATAGTTCTGGAAACGAAAACCCTTTATTCACAATCACTCAAGCTGGAAGTTATTCAGTAATCGTAAGAGATAACACAACAAACTGTGAAAATTCCGATACTATAAACGTATTCTTTTCTTCTGAACCCGCACAATTTGAAGCAGACATAGTCAACCCTACTTTCTCTTCAGGTCTATCTACAATTCAAGCTATAGCATCCGGAGGTTTCGGAACCTACGAATACAGTTTAGATCAAATTGAATGGCAAATTAGTCCAATTTTTACAAGTATTACAAATGGTAGTTATACCGTATATGTTAGAGATATTCAAGGTTGTGGAATGCTATCTTCTCGTTCACTATACGCTATTACCTACCCTAATTTCTTTACGCCAAACGGAGATGGCTACAATGAAACATGGAACATTTCTAATTTACCAATATCTTTTGAACCTAAAATTTATATTTTTGATAGATACGGAAAGTTAATTAAACAAATTGACCCATACGGACAAGGTTGGAACGGTCGCTTCAATGGTCAAGAATTACCATCAACCGATTATTGGTTCATATTAGAATACAAAGAAAACGGAAAACCTAAAGAATTTAAATCTCATTTCAGTTTAAAACGTTAA
- a CDS encoding T9SS type B sorting domain-containing protein, whose product MKKLAVLLTLLFSSLLSFAQLSDKHWLPPLHARVGGVVNDHYIYLSTPFFDPFEVTITTGDGTPISGSPFSISLINPIKVLIGNSQPSSMFVDINSVNTIESDKGLILSGPKDFYVSLRVRSPNHAETLVSKGKTAKGTDFRLGSMPQEFDGEARNFVSSFMATEDNTTVTVSDYDPGVEFASGSGNITLNSQNFTLNKGQSVVLSGYNEVPANLSGFVGALLNSDKPIVVNTGNALSGFGTAFEGQDFNLDQIVPFNQVGNQYILVKGNGSDTSERPLVIATQDNTTIFINGNTIPVATLNAGEHFLIPSSNYIGTFQHKNMYIESNNPIYVYQFLAGNSSDATTGLNFIPPLSCYWQKTVKLIPEYKRIGNTSYDDSQIIIVTAADATVSINNATITSASLIPLGNSNWKTYRVSNPLTNIFVESTGPVAVGVFGSDGENAGFGGYYSGFGSEPEDTDITICSNSTIDLFEAIEGNPEAGGFWTPSLNSDTNIFDATLDNEGTYIYNYDIVCDGLTVNETISINVTFEQLPFAGNDTAKSFCASESPFNLFTLLGTTNAFGNWTLNGVPRTNGFIDPSIDSAGDYIYTIPATSACEAVSATVSVDIYTSLQLANTITDIETCDDAIDGDTSGESLFTLTDRDNQITDNAAGLTVKYYENQTDAENNATNNITSIRATTGKTIYFRLENPDGCFVVDSFNLIVNPLPLINNIVTLSQCDTDNDAITDFNLTQANSIISSDANLIFSYHLTQLGAQNNTNTITNTTNFTAPNGTVVWSRVETTKGCLKTARVNLAVSTTTLPNTTNFDLYGCDNYISDTNPENDGFHLFNFNDATPSLNAIEYFKNLFPISQRPNLVVTFYENEADALAEENRITNINNYRNLIQDTQLVWVRIDSNLNNACFGLGEYLTLHVVPVPEINLGVDFTLCVDPITGLGSQVVDATATGGSGNYTYTWTPTNPSTDSSGNENPLFTITQAGSYSVIVRDNTTNCENSDTINVFFSSEPAQFEADIVNPTFSSGLSTIQAIASGGFGTYEYSLDQIEWQISPIFTSITNGSYTVYVRDIQGCGMLSSRSLYAITYPNFFTPNGDGYNETWNISNLPISFEPKIYIFDRYGKLIKQIDPYGQGWNGRFNGQELPSTDYWFILEYKENGTPKEFKSHFSLKR is encoded by the coding sequence ATGAAGAAATTAGCTGTTCTATTAACCCTTCTGTTTTCAAGTTTACTTTCTTTTGCGCAACTAAGCGACAAACATTGGCTACCACCTTTACATGCAAGAGTAGGTGGAGTTGTGAATGACCATTACATATACTTGTCTACACCTTTTTTTGATCCTTTTGAGGTAACGATTACAACTGGAGACGGAACACCAATTAGCGGCTCTCCTTTTTCAATATCTTTAATAAACCCTATAAAAGTTTTAATTGGCAACAGTCAACCTTCTTCAATGTTTGTAGACATTAACAGTGTAAACACAATAGAATCTGACAAAGGATTAATTCTATCTGGCCCAAAAGACTTTTATGTCAGTCTTAGAGTTCGTTCTCCAAATCATGCTGAAACATTAGTTTCAAAAGGAAAAACAGCAAAAGGGACTGATTTTAGACTAGGAAGCATGCCTCAGGAATTTGATGGCGAAGCTAGGAATTTCGTATCTAGTTTCATGGCAACAGAAGACAACACTACCGTTACAGTTTCTGATTATGATCCTGGTGTAGAGTTTGCATCTGGAAGTGGAAATATAACTCTCAACTCTCAAAATTTTACATTAAACAAAGGGCAAAGTGTTGTATTGTCTGGTTATAATGAGGTGCCGGCTAATTTATCTGGTTTTGTAGGAGCATTACTCAACTCAGACAAACCTATCGTAGTAAATACAGGAAACGCACTAAGTGGTTTTGGAACTGCTTTTGAAGGACAGGATTTTAATTTAGATCAAATCGTCCCTTTTAATCAAGTTGGAAACCAATACATATTAGTTAAAGGAAATGGTAGTGACACCTCTGAAAGACCACTAGTAATTGCCACACAAGACAACACAACTATATTTATAAATGGAAATACAATACCAGTTGCGACACTAAATGCAGGAGAACACTTTCTAATCCCTTCAAGTAATTACATTGGCACTTTTCAACATAAAAACATGTACATAGAAAGCAACAACCCTATTTATGTGTATCAATTCTTAGCCGGAAATAGTAGTGATGCTACGACAGGACTAAATTTTATTCCTCCATTAAGCTGTTATTGGCAAAAAACAGTGAAATTAATCCCCGAATACAAACGAATTGGAAACACTTCTTACGACGATTCGCAGATTATAATTGTGACAGCCGCTGATGCAACAGTATCTATCAATAATGCTACTATCACAAGCGCTTCGCTGATACCTTTAGGTAATTCAAACTGGAAGACATATAGAGTTTCTAATCCTCTTACAAATATTTTTGTAGAGTCTACAGGGCCCGTTGCCGTTGGAGTGTTTGGTTCTGATGGAGAAAATGCAGGGTTCGGAGGATACTATTCTGGTTTTGGTAGCGAACCAGAAGACACAGATATTACAATATGTTCCAATAGTACAATCGATTTATTTGAGGCGATAGAAGGAAATCCAGAAGCCGGAGGTTTTTGGACACCGTCATTAAATAGTGATACAAATATTTTTGATGCTACTCTAGACAATGAAGGAACATATATTTATAATTATGACATTGTATGTGACGGATTAACTGTAAACGAAACCATATCAATCAATGTAACTTTTGAACAACTCCCTTTTGCAGGAAACGACACCGCAAAATCATTTTGTGCATCCGAAAGTCCATTTAATTTATTTACACTTCTTGGCACAACGAATGCTTTTGGAAACTGGACATTAAATGGAGTACCTAGAACAAATGGTTTCATAGACCCTAGCATAGACTCAGCAGGAGATTACATATACACAATACCTGCAACTTCAGCTTGTGAAGCTGTTTCTGCAACAGTTAGCGTAGATATATACACCTCACTACAATTAGCAAATACTATTACCGACATTGAAACGTGTGATGATGCTATAGATGGAGATACAAGCGGTGAATCTTTATTTACCCTAACAGACAGAGACAATCAAATAACAGATAATGCAGCTGGATTAACAGTAAAATATTACGAAAATCAAACAGACGCAGAAAATAACGCTACTAACAACATCACTTCAATTAGAGCTACCACAGGAAAAACAATCTATTTCAGATTAGAAAATCCAGATGGCTGTTTTGTTGTAGACTCCTTTAATCTAATCGTAAATCCATTACCTTTAATCAATAACATTGTAACACTAAGTCAGTGCGACACAGACAACGACGCTATAACCGATTTTAATTTAACGCAAGCGAATAGTATTATTTCATCTGATGCAAATCTTATTTTTAGTTACCATTTAACACAATTAGGAGCCCAAAACAACACAAACACCATTACAAATACTACTAATTTTACAGCTCCAAATGGAACAGTAGTTTGGTCTAGGGTAGAAACAACAAAAGGCTGTTTAAAAACCGCTAGAGTGAACCTTGCTGTATCAACAACAACACTTCCAAATACAACAAATTTCGATTTGTATGGATGCGACAATTATATTAGCGATACTAATCCTGAAAATGACGGTTTTCATTTGTTTAATTTTAACGACGCTACACCTTCATTAAATGCAATTGAATATTTTAAAAATCTATTTCCTATTAGTCAAAGACCCAATTTAGTAGTTACTTTTTACGAAAACGAAGCAGATGCATTAGCTGAAGAAAACAGAATTACAAACATCAACAACTATAGAAACCTCATTCAAGATACTCAATTAGTTTGGGTAAGAATAGACAGCAATCTAAATAATGCTTGTTTTGGACTAGGTGAATACCTAACATTACACGTTGTTCCAGTTCCAGAAATCAATCTTGGTGTAGATTTCACACTTTGTGTAGACCCAATTACTGGACTTGGCTCTCAAGTTGTTGACGCAACAGCCACGGGAGGATCTGGCAATTATACTTATACTTGGACTCCAACAAACCCTTCTACAGATAGTTCTGGAAACGAAAACCCTTTATTCACAATCACTCAAGCTGGAAGTTATTCAGTAATCGTAAGAGATAACACAACAAACTGTGAAAATTCCGATACTATAAACGTATTCTTTTCTTCTGAACCCGCACAATTTGAAGCAGACATAGTCAACCCTACTTTCTCTTCAGGTCTATCTACAATTCAAGCTATAGCATCCGGAGGTTTCGGAACCTACGAATACAGTTTAGATCAAATTGAATGGCAAATTAGTCCAATTTTTACAAGTATTACAAATGGTAGTTATACCGTATATGTTAGAGATATTCAAGGTTGTGGAATGCTATCTTCTCGTTCACTATACGCTATTACCTACCCTAATTTCTTTACGCCAAACGGAGATGGCTACAATGAAACATGGAACATTTCTAATTTACCAATATCTTTTGAACCTAAAATTTATATTTTTGATAGATACGGAAAGTTAATTAAACAAATTGACCCATACGGACAAGGTTGGAACGGTCGCTTCAATGGTCAAGAATTACCATCAACCGATTATTGGTTCATATTAGAATACAAAGAAAACGGAACACCTAAAGAATTTAAATCTCATTTCAGTTTAAAACGTTAA
- a CDS encoding enoyl-CoA hydratase/isomerase family protein, which yields MEGKITTTINNKIATIAFYHPAGNSFPSSQLNKLTKELNALANNNTVSLIILKSEGTGAFCAGASFDELLAVSNLDEGSLFFSGFANVINAMRKCPKLIIGRAHGKAVGGGVGLLAACDYVYALNTADIKLSELAIGIGPFVIEPAVTRKIGRNAMAEMTLEPSAWKKANWALEKGLYSKVFDAVEDLDKALNEHSLALSSYNPEGLLEMKKVIWEGTSDWDALLIERAAISGKLVLSDFTKKALLQFKKQ from the coding sequence ATGGAAGGAAAAATAACAACTACTATTAATAATAAAATAGCAACAATTGCATTCTATCACCCTGCAGGAAATTCATTCCCAAGTAGTCAATTAAATAAACTAACAAAAGAATTAAATGCATTAGCAAACAACAATACTGTTTCTCTAATTATACTAAAAAGTGAAGGAACTGGTGCTTTTTGTGCTGGTGCTTCTTTCGATGAGTTATTAGCCGTTTCAAACCTAGATGAAGGAAGCTTATTTTTCTCTGGTTTTGCGAATGTAATTAATGCAATGAGAAAATGCCCAAAGCTTATTATTGGACGAGCTCACGGTAAAGCTGTTGGTGGTGGTGTTGGATTACTTGCTGCATGCGATTATGTTTATGCTCTTAATACTGCAGACATTAAGTTATCAGAACTAGCTATAGGCATTGGCCCATTTGTAATTGAACCTGCTGTTACAAGAAAAATTGGCAGAAATGCAATGGCAGAAATGACTCTTGAGCCTAGCGCATGGAAAAAAGCAAATTGGGCATTAGAAAAAGGACTTTACTCAAAAGTATTTGACGCAGTTGAAGATTTAGATAAAGCTTTAAACGAACACAGTCTTGCTTTATCAAGTTATAATCCCGAAGGCTTATTAGAAATGAAAAAAGTGATATGGGAAGGCACTTCGGATTGGGATGCATTATTAATTGAAAGAGCAGCCATTTCAGGCAAGCTTGTATTATCCGATTTTACAAAAAAAGCTTTATTGCAATTTAAAAAACAATAA
- a CDS encoding 2OG-Fe(II) oxygenase, whose protein sequence is MEDVFEKIVQDLLEKQYSVIDTFFDEVEVENLRNILLLKYEEDEFKKAAIGNVFNEQIVKTIRGDFISWIDEKEATQAEKVFFDRITDFTDYINRTCFLGIRKREFHYALYPKGTFYKRHLDTFQNDDSRRLSIVCYLNHEDWSPEFGGELVIYKPEEEITIYPLKGRVVVFESQILEHEVKPVEQKRVSITGWLKTRKL, encoded by the coding sequence ATGGAGGATGTGTTCGAAAAGATTGTTCAAGACTTATTGGAGAAACAATATAGTGTAATTGATACTTTTTTTGATGAGGTTGAGGTTGAAAATCTTAGAAATATTTTGCTGTTAAAATACGAAGAAGATGAGTTTAAAAAAGCCGCAATTGGTAATGTATTTAATGAACAGATTGTAAAAACAATTCGAGGAGACTTTATCTCTTGGATTGATGAAAAAGAAGCAACTCAAGCAGAGAAAGTTTTTTTTGATAGAATTACTGACTTTACTGATTACATCAATAGGACTTGTTTCTTAGGTATTCGTAAAAGAGAGTTTCATTATGCTTTATACCCAAAAGGGACTTTTTATAAAAGACATTTGGATACCTTTCAAAATGACGATAGTAGAAGGTTGTCGATTGTATGTTATTTAAATCATGAAGATTGGAGTCCGGAATTTGGAGGGGAATTGGTTATTTATAAGCCAGAAGAAGAAATTACTATTTATCCTTTAAAAGGAAGAGTTGTTGTTTTTGAGAGCCAAATTTTAGAACACGAGGTAAAACCTGTGGAACAAAAAAGAGTAAGTATCACAGGTTGGTTGAAAACAAGAAAATTATAG
- a CDS encoding 6-pyruvoyl trahydropterin synthase family protein, producing the protein MSKIRITKQFSFETGHALYGYDGKCKNVHGHSYKLSVTVIGTPITDKSNVKYGMVIDFGDLKKIVKEEIVDQFDHATVFNKNTPHIELAKELSDRDHHVILVDYQPTSENMVIDFAEKIRSRLPENINLFSLRLQETETSFAEWFASDNE; encoded by the coding sequence ATGAGTAAAATAAGAATTACAAAACAATTTTCCTTTGAAACAGGCCATGCTTTATATGGTTATGATGGAAAATGTAAAAATGTTCATGGTCATAGTTACAAGCTTTCTGTAACAGTTATTGGAACACCAATAACAGACAAAAGCAATGTTAAATATGGAATGGTCATTGATTTTGGCGATTTAAAAAAAATAGTTAAAGAAGAAATTGTAGATCAATTTGATCATGCTACTGTTTTTAACAAGAACACCCCGCATATAGAACTTGCAAAAGAACTAAGCGATAGAGATCACCACGTTATTTTGGTTGATTACCAGCCAACAAGTGAAAATATGGTTATTGATTTTGCCGAAAAAATTAGAAGTAGACTTCCTGAAAACATAAACTTATTTTCATTGCGCTTACAAGAAACAGAAACTTCCTTTGCAGAATGGTTTGCTTCTGACAATGAATAA
- a CDS encoding outer membrane beta-barrel protein produces MKKIVLCAFALTVFSAANAQESVSYKPTTGTVTTEVGLIGGLNNANFNLNGGALKFRYFLKEDLGLRLGLGINNEKTEDYVGVSPNQTTFTDKDSDINLKLGIEKHFAGTSRLSTYGGADLIIGTGKTVDDEVEENGDYDKFEQKRSNFGFAVFSGADYYIAEKLYLGVEAGISFVSSKLKDGERSIKNGNNLTDTINPGSKGSEFATNVFGGIRIGYQF; encoded by the coding sequence ATGAAAAAAATCGTTTTATGTGCTTTTGCACTAACAGTATTTAGTGCAGCAAATGCGCAAGAGTCAGTGTCATATAAACCAACTACGGGAACTGTAACAACAGAAGTAGGTTTAATAGGAGGCTTGAATAATGCCAATTTTAACTTAAACGGTGGGGCTTTGAAATTTAGATATTTCTTAAAAGAAGATCTAGGATTAAGATTAGGATTAGGGATTAATAATGAAAAAACAGAGGATTACGTTGGTGTATCCCCTAACCAGACTACCTTTACAGATAAAGATTCAGATATTAATCTTAAGTTAGGTATTGAAAAACACTTTGCAGGAACAAGTAGATTATCTACTTATGGAGGTGCTGATTTGATTATTGGTACTGGGAAAACTGTTGATGATGAGGTTGAAGAAAATGGCGATTATGATAAATTTGAACAAAAACGTTCTAATTTTGGTTTTGCTGTTTTTTCTGGAGCAGATTATTATATAGCTGAAAAGTTATATTTAGGTGTTGAAGCTGGAATAAGCTTTGTGTCTTCTAAGTTAAAAGATGGTGAAAGATCTATAAAGAACGGTAATAACTTGACTGATACAATTAATCCAGGAAGTAAAGGTTCAGAATTTGCAACCAATGTTTTTGGTGGTATTAGAATAGGATACCAATTCTAA